A stretch of Cicer arietinum cultivar CDC Frontier isolate Library 1 chromosome 5, Cicar.CDCFrontier_v2.0, whole genome shotgun sequence DNA encodes these proteins:
- the LOC101496768 gene encoding uncharacterized protein, which yields MHKKTTQPCGGPTFPPPPPHQKLIHPKNDVVFPPILQPYQIPHDPQRHRFASAISPPPFTLTSVISAAVSWLRNRRIRYLFLLLCSPLLLVFLLVAFPFLCATELCLRRRLWRKLLYGFSGEDSGDRLRRCEEGCCQLEDQNEEEKGLLHRYLEDQLFLVRSMYECGDDEEQEEFDEEDSRRVEQNLDCSKVPLLLR from the coding sequence ATGCACAAGAAAACAACTCAGCCATGTGGGGGACCCACATTTCCACCACCACCACCGCATCAAAAACTAATTCACCCCAAAAACGACGTCGTTTTCCCTCCAATCCTCCAACCGTACCAAATCCCACATGATCCCCAACGCCACCGCTTCGCCAGCGCAATCTCTCCGCCGCCTTTCACATTAACCTCAGTCATCTCCGCCGCCGTTTCCTGGCTACGAAACCGACGGATCCGTTACCTCTTCCTCCTCCTCTGTTCCCCGCTCCTCCTTGTCTTCCTTCTCGTCGCCTTCCCTTTCCTCTGCGCCACCGAACTCTGCCTCCGACGTCGTCTCTGGAGGAAACTTCTTTACGGTTTCTCCGGTGAAGATTCCGGCGATCGGCTCCGGCGGTGCGAGGAGGGGTGTTGCCAGTTGGAAGACCAAAATGAAGAGGAGAAGGGATTGTTGCATAGATATTTGGAGGATCAACTTTTTCTCGTTCGATCGATGTATGAATGTGGTGATGATGAAGAACAAGAAGAATTTGATGAAGAAGATTCTAGAAGGGTTGAACAAAACCTAGATTGTAGTAAAGTTCCTTTGTTGTTAAGatga